ACAGTGTGAAATTTAAATAGGACTCTACATTTGATTTTACCGTAGTTCGTTGAGGCGTTGCACTTTCATATTGAAAAATGgaataaagttatttcaaaattgcgaaatatacaaacatataataATGGCATTAGGAATACGAGTACTGTCAGCGGTTTTAGTCTTTGTTTCACTGTTGACTGTAGTGGTATGCAGCTCCAGGTAAAACGTTCTTTTCCTAGTCTCAGATGACCTGCGACCTCAGCTTGGTGCATACGCCGGAAGTAACTTTCCATCCCCAGTTCATCCGAAAATGCATACGCCAAATATAGACGCTCTCGCATCAAGAAGCCTACTTTTCAAACGTGCATACGTCCAGCAAGCTGTGTGCTCCCCAAGCAGAACCTCATTCCTAACTGGCCGCCGACCGGACActacacatgtttataacttGGTTACTAATTTTAGAACTGTTGGTGGAAATTTTACAACTTTACCGGAATACTTTAAGATGCACGGATACAGAACGTTTGGTATTGGCAAAATATTTCACGGTGACATTGCATCTGGAGGTGACGATCTACAATCCTGGACTGAACCTTACTTCCATGGAGTTTTCAATTATGCGAATGAAAATGGAAGTTTTCCCAGTTGGATGGCCATTCCAGACAGTGAACTTAAAACCAAACCACTGGTGGACAGACAAATTGCAGACCATGCAGTAAAAACACTGCGAACATTGGCTCCAACTGCAAAAACAGGGGAAACTAAATTCTTTATGGCTGTTGGATTCCGTAAACCACATCTTCCCTTCGTTTTCCCAGAATCTGTTATGCGAAACTTTTATCCAAGAAGAACAATTCGGTTACCATCTAACCcatatgcacctgtcaatatgcCTAGCATAGCATGGTTCCCTAACCCAGAGCTGCGTTATCACTATACCGATATTATCGCGTTAAATGCGAGTGGTGCAACCTGATCAGGTTACCCTTGACCTAAGACGTGCATATTATAGTTCTGTTACATGGATGGACTCTCTCGTCGGTGAGGTTGTCTCGGAAATCGATCGCCTCGGTCTGTCTAATAATACTGTCATATCCTTTATTGGCGATCACGGGTGGCAACTAGGTGAACATGGATTATGGTGCAAGCATACAAATTTTGAAATCGCAACGCATGCGCCGATGATGATACATATTCCAGGAATGATTGATCATGGTATAGTGACTGACCAGTTGACCGAGTTTGTAGATTTGTATCCCACAATTGTCGAGGCGGCAGGTCTTGGGTCCATTCCTCTTTGTCTTGAAGACTCTGAACACACTAAACTTTGCCGGGAAGGAACAAGCCTGATACCTCTGATAAAGAACCCCAACACAGCAATCAAGAAGGCGGCATTCTCTCAATATCACCGAGGCCATAATATTATGGGATATACGATGCGCACTGACAGATACCGCTACACAGAATGGGTAGACTTTAAATACGCGCCGGAGTACAAACCAAACTGGGATAGGAAAAGTGGAGTTAGAGCTCTACGACCATAAAGTTGACCCTGAAGAAAACTACAATGCCGCTAACGATGCCAAATACCAACAAATAAGGGCTGAACTAAGTAAACTTTTACAAAAAGGATGGCGACACATTCCTGATGAAATCAGTGAAATTTTAGGATAAGCATGCTATGAAATTGGTTAAAAACATATAAAGTggtgttaaaacaaaaatgaaaaccgaAATAACGTTTACAATATCTTATTTACTTCAGTTCAGATTCAGCATTTGATGACAATTTCGCTAGAGGAAGTCTTCCCCAACACGTCATTAGTACAAGTATTACGAAGGTTATTTATATAGTCATAGTGACCGTCTTGCAGATTTAGATATATTTGGATCGTTTCCTCTCAAAAAAAAAcactaagaaataatatatctggtCTTTCGGCTAAATCTAAATGAGGTAAGACGTTTTGAAGAGATATATTTTTAACAGAATAAGCATTTCATGTCTTTAATTGAAACCGATGTCAGTGTTCAGTAATACAAATTATTCCGAAAATCCTTAACATGTGGAGAAAATATGTTTTCCTGTAGATATGTCTTTTACAGTACTTGTAAAAAAATCCGCTGCAAACAGTATACTCCGctataaatataaagtatttacAGCGAGTTTTGGCTTTAAAAACATTGCTTAAATTTGCACGATATTTGCGGTGATTGTATTGTGTAAAGTTATTCAGCTTTGGGTAACCGACCGGTTAACATAgataatttttacattaaaaatggagAGTAAATAATATACAGTAGTATTCATGTACGATATAGCTTGTAGAATGCGAAATCATGAATATAGATGTATTATGCTGATGATGTGAACAATGATTATTAATTTCATGATGATAAATATTGATGTATTACTTAACATTATCAGCCATGTGTATTCATACG
This window of the Mercenaria mercenaria strain notata chromosome 5, MADL_Memer_1, whole genome shotgun sequence genome carries:
- the LOC128557044 gene encoding iduronate 2-sulfatase-like — translated: MHTPNIDALASRSLLFKRAYVQQAVCSPSRTSFLTGRRPDTTHVYNLVTNFRTVGGNFTTLPEYFKMHGYRTFGIGKIFHGDIASGGDDLQSWTEPYFHGVFNYANENGSFPSWMAIPDSELKTKPLVDRQIADHAVKTLRTLAPTAKTGETKFFMAVGFRKPHLPFVFPESVMRNFYPRRTIRLPSNPYAPVNMPSIAWFPNPELRYHYTDIIALNASGAT